A DNA window from Pyrus communis chromosome 3, drPyrComm1.1, whole genome shotgun sequence contains the following coding sequences:
- the LOC137728333 gene encoding secreted RxLR effector protein 161-like translates to MVFRTLNAKRDFFRPKEDEEKILEHEIPYLSVIGSLLYLAQCTRPNISFAVNLLARYNNTPTPSTGMVLKTFFRYLKSTTDLGLFYTHKSLSVAAPNGPWIDSRFVGYADAGYLSDPHRARSQTCYVFTVGDTAISWRSTKQTLVATSSNHAEILALHEASRECFWLREVMEYIQITSGLTSVVNLPTTIFEDNATCIEQLITSTSEH, encoded by the coding sequence ATGGTCTTTCGGACTCTAAATGCTAAACGAGATTTCTTCCGTCCAAAAGAGGATGAGGAAAAGATTTTGGAACACGAAATTCCTTACCTAAGTGTAATTGGGAGTTTAttatacttagctcaatgcactagacctaaCATCTCAtttgctgttaatcttttggcaagatacaacaATACGCCCACACCAagcactggaatggtgttaaagacattttttcGCTACCTCAAGAGTAcaacggatttgggcttgttctataccCACAAATCTCTGAGTGTTGCTGCCCCCAATGGTCCTTGGATTGATTCTCGCTTTGTTGGTTACGCAGATGCTGGATAtctgtctgacccacatagAGCACGTTCTCAAACAtgctatgtctttaccgttggagacaccgctatatcttggaggtctaccaagcaaacgctagttgcgacttcatcgaaccatgctgagattctcgccCTACATGAAGCATCGCGTGAGTGCTTTTGGCTGAGAGAAGTTATGGAATATATCCAAAtcactagtggtcttacatcaGTCGTTAACCTTCCTACGacaatctttgaagacaatgcaacatgtatcgagcagttaaTCACATCAACATCAGAACATTAA
- the LOC137727283 gene encoding transcription factor IBH1-like: MNPKRLSLRPNYTTFKSRFAKGFLQALKRINTQRSISSTNVLPPSPREVCRRYLSVKNAADASMASAVGTRRAWSRALLTKINRSYKGSRIYNCSSRRTDNSKKMMMMTMMKKCDDGDEEEEEEEKETGIVCEVNQLRKFVPGGEAMDICSLLDEAAHYIKCLNTQVKVMRKIADICSAA, encoded by the coding sequence ATGAATCCAAAGCGCTTGTCTTTGAGGCCTAATTATACCACGTTTAAATCTAGGTTCGCAAAAGGGTTTCTTCAAGCCTTGAAGAGAATAAATACGCAAAGATCTATATCATCAACGAATGTACTACCACCTTCTCCTAGGGAGGTGTGTAGAAGGTATTTGAGTGTTAAGAATGCTGCTGATGCATCTATGGCTTCGGCTGTTGGGACTAGAAGAGCTTGGAGCCGTGCTTTGCTTACGAAGATTAATCGAAGCTACAAGGGTTCACGGATTTATAATTGTTCATCAAGAAGAACTGACAACAgtaagaagatgatgatgatgacaatGATGAAGAAGTGTGATGACggtgatgaggaggaggaggaggaggagaaggagactGGTATTGTTTGCGAGGTGAACCAGCTTCGAAAGTTCGTACCAGGTGGGGAAGCCATGGATATTTGCAGCTTGTTAGACGAGGCTGCACATTACATCAAGTGTCTCAACACTCAGGTAAAAGTGATGAGAAAGATTGCAGATATCTGCTCTGCTGCTTGA